The Lysobacter gummosus genome includes a region encoding these proteins:
- the mraY gene encoding phospho-N-acetylmuramoyl-pentapeptide-transferase, which produces MLLELTRWLEQLQSLFGLFGYLTFRGILSALTALALSLWWGPAVIRKLAQYKGGQPIRQDGPQSHFSKAGTPTMGGALILMTVLASVLLWGDLRNRYVWLVLAVMLCFGAIGWYDDWIKIVRRDPNGLKSRWKYLLQSIFGLAAGAFLYFTADPAVVASTTFYVPLIKAVAIPLGAGLIVVAYFWIVGFSNAVNLTDGLDGLAIMPTVLVACALGVFAYASGHAEFSKYLQIPQVPGAGELVIICAAIAGAGLGFLWFNTYPAMVFMGDIGALALGAVLGTIAIIVRQELVLVIMGGVFVIETLSVMIQVASFKLTGKRVFRMAPIHHHFELKGWPEPRVIVRFWIISVVLVLVGLATLKVR; this is translated from the coding sequence ATGTTGCTTGAACTCACTCGCTGGCTTGAACAACTGCAGAGCCTGTTCGGTCTGTTCGGCTATCTGACCTTCCGCGGCATTCTCAGCGCGTTGACCGCGCTCGCCCTGTCGCTGTGGTGGGGCCCGGCGGTGATCCGCAAGCTCGCCCAGTACAAGGGCGGCCAGCCGATCCGCCAGGACGGCCCGCAGAGCCACTTCTCCAAGGCCGGCACGCCGACCATGGGCGGCGCGCTGATCCTGATGACGGTGCTGGCCTCGGTGCTGCTGTGGGGCGACCTGCGCAACAGGTACGTGTGGCTGGTGCTGGCGGTGATGCTGTGCTTCGGCGCGATCGGCTGGTACGACGACTGGATCAAGATCGTGCGCCGCGATCCCAACGGCCTGAAGTCGCGCTGGAAGTATCTGCTGCAGTCGATCTTCGGCCTGGCCGCCGGCGCCTTCCTGTACTTCACCGCCGATCCGGCGGTGGTCGCCAGCACCACCTTCTATGTTCCGCTGATCAAGGCGGTGGCGATTCCGCTCGGCGCCGGCCTGATCGTGGTCGCGTATTTCTGGATCGTCGGCTTCTCCAACGCGGTCAACCTCACCGACGGCCTGGACGGGCTGGCGATCATGCCGACCGTGCTGGTGGCCTGCGCGCTGGGCGTGTTCGCCTACGCTTCGGGCCATGCCGAGTTCTCCAAGTACCTGCAGATTCCGCAGGTGCCCGGCGCCGGCGAGCTGGTGATCATCTGCGCGGCGATCGCCGGCGCGGGCCTCGGATTTTTGTGGTTCAACACCTATCCGGCCATGGTGTTCATGGGCGACATCGGCGCGCTGGCGCTGGGCGCGGTGCTCGGCACCATCGCCATCATCGTGCGCCAGGAACTGGTGCTGGTGATCATGGGCGGCGTGTTCGTGATCGAAACCCTGTCGGTGATGATCCAGGTCGCTTCGTTCAAGCTCACCGGCAAGCGCGTGTTCCGCATGGCGCCGATCCATCACCACTTCGAACTCAAGGGCTGGCCCGAGCCGCGCGTGATCGTGCGCTTCTGGATCATCTCGGTGGTGCTGGTCCTGGTCGGTCTGGCCACGCTCAAGGTCCGCTGA
- the murG gene encoding undecaprenyldiphospho-muramoylpentapeptide beta-N-acetylglucosaminyltransferase, with the protein MSELRSSERPVMILAGGTGGHIFPGLAVAKALRGRNVPVCWLGADGGMETRLVPQHGIDIDTLAISGVRGKGLATLLRAPFRLAASVRAAQRVLRQRQPRAVISFGGYAAGPGGIAARLAGLPLIVHEQNRAPGLTNRVLSRFARRVLTGFPDTFANVSEEVVGNPVRAEIAEIAPPAQRFADRSGPLRLLVLGGSQGARALNSAVPEAIAGLRGRVPCEVRHQCGEKLLADAQQAYAKAGIIASLEPFIADMSAAYAWADLVVCRAGALTLAELCAAGVGSVLVPFPQAVDDHQTKNARFLVDRGAAQLLPQAGEDLGARLSATIEILAERGVLLQMAQAARSIAKPDAADRVAEIVLEVAR; encoded by the coding sequence ATGAGCGAGCTTCGTTCGAGCGAGCGCCCGGTGATGATCCTGGCCGGCGGCACGGGTGGACACATCTTCCCGGGACTGGCGGTGGCCAAGGCTTTGCGCGGCCGCAACGTCCCGGTGTGCTGGCTGGGCGCCGACGGCGGCATGGAAACCCGTCTGGTGCCGCAGCACGGCATCGATATCGACACCCTCGCCATCAGCGGCGTGCGCGGCAAGGGACTGGCGACGCTGTTGCGCGCGCCGTTCCGGCTGGCGGCGTCGGTGCGCGCGGCGCAGCGCGTGCTGCGCCAGCGCCAGCCGCGGGCGGTGATCAGTTTCGGCGGTTACGCCGCCGGCCCCGGCGGCATCGCCGCGCGGCTGGCCGGTCTGCCGTTGATCGTGCACGAACAAAATCGCGCTCCAGGCCTCACCAACCGCGTGCTGTCGCGTTTCGCGCGGCGCGTGCTGACCGGGTTCCCGGACACCTTCGCCAATGTCAGCGAAGAAGTCGTCGGCAATCCGGTGCGCGCGGAAATCGCCGAGATCGCGCCGCCGGCGCAGCGTTTCGCCGATCGCAGCGGCCCGCTGCGCCTGCTGGTGCTCGGCGGCAGCCAGGGCGCGCGCGCGCTCAACAGCGCAGTGCCCGAAGCCATCGCCGGTTTGCGCGGGCGAGTGCCGTGCGAAGTGCGTCATCAATGCGGCGAGAAGTTGCTGGCCGATGCGCAGCAAGCCTATGCCAAGGCCGGAATCATCGCTTCGTTGGAACCTTTCATCGCCGACATGTCGGCCGCTTACGCCTGGGCCGATCTGGTGGTCTGCCGCGCCGGCGCGCTGACCCTGGCCGAGCTGTGCGCGGCCGGCGTCGGCAGCGTGCTGGTGCCGTTCCCGCAGGCGGTGGACGACCACCAGACCAAGAACGCGCGCTTCCTGGTCGACCGCGGCGCGGCCCAGTTGCTGCCGCAGGCCGGCGAAGACCTGGGCGCGCGCCTGTCGGCGACGATCGAAATCCTGGCCGAGCGCGGCGTGCTGCTGCAGATGGCGCAAGCGGCGCGAAGCATCGCCAAACCCGACGCGGCCGATCGCGTCGCGGAGATTGTGCTGGAGGTGGCGCGATGA
- the ftsA gene encoding cell division protein FtsA, with product MNRKGDKSLIVGLDVGTSKVVALVGEYSPGNPIEVIGIGSHESRGLKRGVVVDIESTVQSIQRAIEEAELMAGCEIRSVYASISGNHIQCRNSQGIAPIRDGEVTYGDLDRVLDAAKAVAIPADQKILHAIPRDYVLDDSQEGIRNPVGMTGVRLEVHAHLVVCAQSAAANISKCVQRCGLQVDDLILGVLASSNAVLTSDERELGVVLVDIGAGTTDIAVFVQGAIAHSASLPIAGDKVTEDIAHMLRTPTPEAEQIKVRYACALAQMATAEESIQVPSVGDRPPRRMPRHSLAQAVQARYEEIFEMIQAELRRSGFEHHVRAGMVLTGGAAKMEGVVELAEEMLQMPVRVGIPQHVTGLGEVVGNPVHATGVGLLLMGSQIENPRRPVISTGRAGSFFNKIKNWYRGEF from the coding sequence ATGAATCGCAAAGGCGACAAGTCGCTGATCGTAGGCCTCGACGTTGGCACCTCGAAAGTGGTGGCGCTGGTGGGCGAGTATTCGCCCGGCAATCCCATCGAGGTGATCGGCATCGGCTCGCACGAATCGCGCGGACTCAAGCGCGGCGTGGTCGTGGATATCGAATCCACCGTGCAGTCGATCCAGCGCGCGATCGAGGAAGCCGAGCTGATGGCCGGCTGCGAGATCCGCTCGGTGTATGCCTCGATTTCCGGCAACCACATCCAGTGCCGCAACTCGCAGGGCATCGCCCCGATCCGCGACGGCGAAGTCACCTATGGCGATCTGGACCGGGTGCTGGACGCGGCCAAGGCGGTGGCGATCCCGGCCGACCAGAAGATCCTGCATGCGATCCCGCGCGACTACGTGCTCGACGATTCGCAGGAAGGCATCCGCAATCCGGTCGGCATGACCGGCGTGCGCCTGGAGGTGCACGCGCACCTGGTGGTGTGCGCGCAGTCGGCCGCGGCCAACATCAGCAAGTGCGTGCAGCGCTGCGGCCTGCAGGTGGACGATCTGATCCTGGGCGTGCTGGCTTCGAGCAACGCGGTGCTGACCAGCGATGAGCGCGAGCTCGGCGTGGTGCTGGTCGATATCGGCGCGGGCACCACCGACATCGCGGTGTTCGTGCAGGGCGCGATCGCCCACAGCGCGTCGCTGCCGATCGCCGGCGATAAGGTCACGGAGGACATCGCGCACATGCTGCGCACGCCGACGCCGGAAGCCGAGCAGATCAAGGTGCGCTACGCCTGTGCGCTGGCGCAGATGGCCACCGCCGAGGAATCGATCCAGGTGCCCAGCGTCGGCGACCGTCCGCCGCGGCGCATGCCGCGCCACTCGCTGGCGCAGGCGGTGCAGGCGCGCTACGAGGAAATCTTCGAAATGATCCAGGCCGAGCTGCGCCGTTCCGGCTTCGAGCATCACGTCCGCGCCGGCATGGTCCTGACCGGCGGCGCGGCCAAGATGGAAGGCGTGGTCGAGCTGGCCGAGGAAATGCTGCAGATGCCGGTGCGCGTGGGCATTCCGCAGCACGTCACCGGCCTGGGCGAGGTGGTCGGCAACCCGGTGCACGCCACCGGCGTGGGCCTGCTGCTGATGGGCAGTCAGATCGAAAACCCGCGCCGTCCGGTGATCTCCACCGGTCGCGCCGGCAGCTTCTTCAACAAGATCAAGAACTGGTATCGCGGCGAGTTCTGA
- a CDS encoding UDP-N-acetylmuramoyl-tripeptide--D-alanyl-D-alanine ligase, translating into MRRLLLSEIARMTGGRLHGEDAAIDVVATDTRALPASGAALFVALKGERFDGHDHVAKLAGTAVAGALVSREIDAPIAQVIVADTERALADLATTVQSTRDTRVVAITGSNGKTSVKALTTAILEQAAPGRTYSTPGNRNNEIGLPLAVLDAPEDAQFAIYEMGAGKPGDIDYLVRIARPQVALVNNVAPAHLERMGSLLGIADTKAAIYDALPSYGVAAINADDAFAPYFENRASGRTIIRYGIDASAEVTARDVRVGPEGSTFALVTPLGEAKIALKAIGRHNVRNALAATALALGAGMSLDIIAAGLDAAQPVDGRLITHRLDNGAVLIDDSYNANPGSTAAAIDTLAEMAGENWLVLGAMREIGNEEVAMHAEIGRRAKAAGLRRLFALGELPSAAAQAFGEGAQVFDSHDSLARALDAELREGVRVLVKGSHSSAMDKIVTALLSAHTPATGKGTTHVA; encoded by the coding sequence ATGAGGCGTTTGCTGCTGTCGGAAATCGCGCGCATGACCGGCGGCCGCCTGCACGGCGAAGACGCCGCGATCGACGTGGTCGCCACCGACACCCGCGCGTTGCCGGCGAGCGGCGCGGCCTTGTTCGTCGCGCTCAAGGGCGAGCGTTTCGACGGCCACGACCATGTCGCCAAGCTGGCCGGCACCGCCGTGGCCGGCGCGCTGGTTTCGCGCGAGATCGATGCGCCGATCGCGCAGGTGATCGTCGCCGACACCGAGCGCGCGCTGGCCGATCTGGCCACCACCGTGCAGTCCACCCGCGACACCCGCGTGGTCGCGATCACCGGCAGCAACGGCAAGACCAGCGTCAAGGCGCTGACCACGGCGATCCTGGAACAGGCCGCGCCGGGCCGCACTTATTCGACGCCGGGCAACCGCAACAACGAAATCGGCCTGCCGCTGGCGGTGCTGGACGCGCCGGAAGACGCGCAGTTCGCCATCTATGAAATGGGCGCGGGCAAGCCCGGCGACATCGATTACCTGGTGCGCATCGCGCGCCCGCAGGTGGCGCTGGTCAACAACGTCGCGCCGGCGCATCTGGAACGCATGGGCAGCCTGCTCGGCATCGCCGATACCAAGGCGGCGATCTACGACGCGCTGCCGTCGTATGGCGTGGCGGCGATCAATGCCGACGATGCGTTCGCGCCGTATTTCGAGAATCGCGCTTCGGGCCGCACGATCATCCGCTACGGGATCGATGCCAGCGCGGAGGTTACAGCTCGGGATGTTCGCGTCGGGCCTGAGGGTTCTACGTTCGCGCTTGTAACCCCGCTGGGCGAGGCCAAGATTGCGCTGAAGGCGATTGGCCGCCATAACGTGCGCAACGCACTCGCCGCGACCGCGCTGGCCCTGGGCGCGGGCATGTCGCTGGACATCATCGCCGCCGGCCTCGACGCCGCGCAGCCGGTCGACGGCCGCCTGATCACCCATCGCCTGGACAACGGCGCGGTGCTGATCGACGACAGCTACAACGCCAACCCGGGCTCGACCGCAGCCGCCATCGACACCCTGGCCGAGATGGCCGGCGAGAACTGGCTGGTGCTCGGCGCGATGCGCGAGATCGGCAATGAAGAAGTCGCCATGCACGCCGAGATCGGCCGCCGCGCCAAGGCCGCCGGCTTGCGCCGTCTGTTCGCGCTGGGCGAGCTGCCGAGCGCCGCCGCGCAGGCCTTCGGCGAAGGCGCGCAAGTGTTCGACAGCCACGACTCGCTGGCGCGCGCGCTCGACGCCGAGCTGCGCGAGGGCGTGCGCGTGTTGGTGAAAGGTTCGCACAGCAGTGCGATGGACAAGATCGTGACGGCGTTGCTGTCCGCGCACACACCCGCAACGGGGAAGGGGACGACGCATGTTGCTTGA
- a CDS encoding D-alanine--D-alanine ligase: MSSQFAPLRVTDPAVFGRVAVLMGGTSSEREVSLDSGRGVLEALRSRGVDAFAVDGIPALIDAIRAGSVDRVFNILHGNKGGGEDGVLQGVLEALGVPYTGSDVLGSALAMDKIRTKQVWIGAGLPTPKYKRIAKGDDVHAAAQEIGLPVIIKPSSEGSSVGVSRVLKDADIDDAVALAARYPGEMLMEQMVIGEELTVAVLINGEGYTALPSIRIVPKGEWYDYHAKYIADDTQYLCPGLEGEIENEIRRLAMEAFVAAGCKGWGRVDFMRDRTSGQLYLIEVNTAPGMTSHSLVPKAARQLGIEYDELCWRVLEATVQGGAVA, from the coding sequence GTGAGTTCGCAGTTCGCTCCGCTTCGCGTCACCGATCCGGCGGTATTCGGCCGCGTCGCCGTGCTGATGGGCGGCACCAGTTCCGAGCGCGAGGTGTCGCTGGATTCCGGCCGCGGCGTGCTCGAAGCGCTGCGCTCGCGCGGCGTGGACGCGTTTGCGGTCGATGGCATTCCGGCCCTGATCGACGCCATCCGCGCCGGCAGCGTGGATCGCGTCTTCAACATCCTGCACGGCAACAAGGGCGGCGGCGAAGACGGCGTGCTGCAGGGCGTGCTCGAAGCGCTCGGCGTGCCTTACACCGGTTCGGACGTGCTCGGCTCGGCGCTGGCGATGGACAAGATCCGCACCAAGCAGGTGTGGATCGGCGCCGGCCTGCCGACCCCGAAGTACAAGCGCATCGCCAAGGGCGACGACGTGCACGCGGCGGCGCAAGAGATCGGCCTGCCGGTGATCATCAAGCCGTCCAGCGAAGGCTCCAGCGTCGGCGTGTCGCGCGTGCTCAAGGACGCCGACATCGACGACGCCGTCGCGCTGGCCGCGCGCTATCCCGGCGAGATGCTGATGGAGCAGATGGTGATCGGCGAGGAGCTCACCGTGGCCGTGCTGATCAACGGCGAGGGCTACACCGCACTGCCGTCGATCCGCATCGTGCCCAAGGGCGAGTGGTACGACTATCACGCCAAGTACATCGCCGATGACACCCAATACCTGTGTCCGGGTCTGGAAGGCGAGATCGAAAACGAAATCCGCCGCCTGGCGATGGAGGCCTTCGTCGCCGCCGGCTGCAAGGGATGGGGCCGCGTGGACTTCATGCGCGACCGCACCAGCGGCCAGCTGTACCTGATCGAGGTCAACACCGCGCCGGGCATGACCAGCCATTCGCTGGTGCCCAAGGCCGCGCGTCAGCTCGGCATCGAGTACGACGAGCTGTGCTGGCGCGTGCTCGAAGCGACCGTGCAAGGAGGTGCGGTGGCGTGA
- the murC gene encoding UDP-N-acetylmuramate--L-alanine ligase, whose product MSTALRRRLQHTGDLAKAFPRVHFVGIGGTGMSGIAEVMCTLGYQVSGSDMADNAVTRRLASMGVTVHRGHSAANVLGADCVVVSSAIKRDNPELMEARSQRIPVVPRAEMLAELMRFRRGIAVAGTHGKTTTTSLTASVLAEGGIDPTFVIGGKLLAAGANAGLGGGQWLVAEADESDGSFLRLNPQIAIVTNIDADHLENYGGDFAKVQAAFEEFLHRLPFYGLAVLCIDDANVAKLAAETPRHVMTYGFDETADVRAEDVSQNGGAMRFTLCLPDATRTAVTLALPGRHNVLNALAAASVAWQLGVQPDAIARALEKFAGIGRRFNLLAQIKTDKGATVQLVDDYGHHPKELEAVFAAARGGWPDKRLVVAFQPHRYSRTRDLFDDFAAVLSSVDALVLTEVYPAGEAPIAGADAKSLARAIRARGRIDPVVVNTAADLAGVLPDVLNDGDLLLLMGAGDIGAAAQQLSSNGFQGESK is encoded by the coding sequence ATGAGCACCGCACTCCGCCGCCGCCTGCAGCACACCGGCGATCTGGCCAAGGCGTTTCCGCGCGTGCATTTCGTCGGCATCGGCGGCACCGGCATGAGCGGCATCGCCGAAGTCATGTGCACGCTGGGCTATCAGGTGTCCGGCTCGGACATGGCCGACAACGCCGTGACCCGCCGCCTGGCCTCGATGGGCGTCACCGTGCACCGCGGCCATTCCGCCGCCAACGTGCTCGGCGCCGATTGCGTGGTCGTGTCCAGCGCGATCAAGCGCGACAACCCGGAATTGATGGAAGCGCGCTCGCAGCGCATTCCGGTGGTGCCGCGCGCGGAAATGCTGGCCGAGCTGATGCGCTTCCGCCGCGGCATCGCAGTGGCCGGCACCCACGGCAAGACCACCACCACCTCGCTGACCGCCAGCGTGCTGGCCGAGGGCGGCATCGACCCGACCTTCGTGATCGGCGGCAAGCTGCTCGCCGCCGGCGCCAACGCCGGCCTGGGCGGCGGCCAGTGGCTGGTCGCCGAGGCCGACGAAAGCGACGGCAGCTTCCTGCGCCTGAATCCGCAGATCGCCATCGTCACCAACATCGACGCCGATCACCTGGAAAACTACGGCGGCGATTTCGCCAAGGTCCAGGCCGCGTTCGAGGAATTCCTGCATCGCCTGCCGTTCTACGGCCTGGCCGTGCTGTGCATCGACGACGCCAACGTCGCCAAGCTCGCCGCCGAAACGCCGCGTCACGTGATGACCTACGGCTTCGACGAAACCGCCGACGTGCGCGCCGAAGACGTCAGCCAGAACGGCGGCGCGATGCGCTTCACCCTGTGCCTGCCCGACGCGACCCGCACCGCGGTGACGCTGGCGCTGCCGGGCCGGCACAACGTGCTCAACGCGTTGGCCGCCGCGTCGGTGGCGTGGCAGTTGGGCGTGCAGCCCGACGCGATCGCGCGCGCGCTGGAGAAATTCGCCGGCATCGGCCGTCGCTTCAACCTGCTCGCCCAGATCAAGACCGACAAGGGCGCGACGGTGCAATTGGTGGACGACTACGGCCATCACCCGAAAGAGCTCGAAGCGGTGTTCGCCGCCGCGCGCGGCGGCTGGCCGGACAAGCGTCTGGTGGTGGCGTTCCAGCCGCATCGTTACAGCCGCACCCGCGATCTGTTCGACGACTTCGCCGCGGTGTTGTCGTCGGTGGACGCGCTGGTGCTGACCGAGGTCTATCCGGCCGGCGAAGCGCCGATCGCCGGTGCCGACGCCAAGTCGCTGGCGCGCGCGATCCGTGCGCGCGGCCGCATCGACCCGGTGGTGGTCAACACCGCCGCCGATCTGGCCGGCGTGCTGCCGGACGTATTGAACGACGGCGACCTGCTGTTGCTGATGGGCGCCGGCGATATCGGCGCGGCCGCGCAGCAGTTGTCGAGCAACGGTTTCCAAGGAGAATCCAAGTGA
- the lpxC gene encoding UDP-3-O-acyl-N-acetylglucosamine deacetylase, whose protein sequence is MLRQRTLKNVIRATGVGLHSGEKVFLTLRPAPVDTGIVFRRVDLDPVVEMPARADLVTETTLCTGLTYGVGKVMTVEHLLSAMAGLGIDNCYVELSAPEVPIMDGSAGPFVFLLQSAGIAEQDAPKRFIRIKHPVEVREGDKVARFEPFEGFRLGFTVVFDHPAIPASQSRAEVQFSTENYIREVSRARTFGFMRDLEYMRERNLGLGGSMDNAIVLDEFRVLNDDGLRYADEFVRHKILDAVGDLYLAGHPIIGAYEGHKSGHALNNKLVRALLAERSAWELVSYSDAEPVPVAYGEPLTAGYAA, encoded by the coding sequence ATGCTGCGTCAGCGCACCCTCAAGAATGTGATCCGCGCCACCGGCGTGGGCCTGCACAGCGGCGAGAAGGTTTTTCTCACCCTGCGTCCGGCCCCGGTGGACACCGGCATCGTGTTCCGCCGCGTCGATCTCGACCCGGTGGTGGAGATGCCAGCGCGCGCCGATCTGGTCACCGAGACCACGTTGTGCACCGGCCTGACCTACGGCGTCGGCAAGGTCATGACGGTCGAGCATCTGCTCTCGGCCATGGCCGGGCTGGGCATCGACAACTGCTATGTCGAACTGTCGGCGCCGGAAGTGCCGATCATGGACGGCTCGGCCGGCCCGTTCGTATTCCTGCTGCAGTCCGCCGGCATCGCCGAGCAGGACGCGCCGAAACGTTTCATCCGCATCAAGCATCCGGTGGAAGTGCGCGAAGGCGACAAGGTCGCGCGTTTCGAGCCGTTCGAAGGCTTCCGCCTGGGCTTCACCGTGGTCTTCGACCACCCGGCGATCCCGGCCTCGCAGTCGCGCGCGGAAGTGCAGTTCTCCACCGAGAACTACATCCGCGAAGTCAGCCGCGCTCGCACCTTCGGCTTCATGCGCGATCTGGAGTACATGCGCGAACGCAACCTCGGCCTGGGCGGCTCGATGGACAACGCGATCGTGCTCGACGAATTCCGCGTGCTCAACGACGACGGCCTGCGCTACGCCGACGAGTTCGTGCGCCACAAGATCCTCGATGCGGTCGGCGACCTGTACCTCGCCGGCCATCCCATCATCGGCGCCTACGAGGGCCACAAGTCCGGCCACGCGCTCAACAACAAGCTGGTGCGCGCGCTGCTGGCCGAGCGTTCGGCCTGGGAACTGGTGAGCTACAGCGACGCCGAGCCGGTCCCGGTCGCCTACGGCGAACCGCTGACGGCCGGATACGCCGCCTGA
- the ftsZ gene encoding cell division protein FtsZ → MAHFELVEKMAPNAVIKVVGVGGGGGNAVAHMVSGNVDGVEFITANTDAQAIKNCGAKLQLQLGSNVTKGLGAGANPEVGRQAALEDRERIMDALTGADMVFITAGMGGGTGTGAAPVVAQLAKEMGILTVAVVTKPFPFEGRRRMQVALKGIEELSHHCDSLITIPNEKLITVLGRNATMIQAFRAANDVLLGAVQGIADLIVRPGLINVDFADVRTVMSEMGLAMMGTGAARGDDRAQAAAESAIQNPLLDDVNLAGANGILVNITAGPDFTMAEFDEVGRTIEGFASEDATVVIGTVLDPDMQDEVRVTVVATGLNRVAAKQSVRGQGYDRESQRAPIQLVRNATTGQPEFGAMDDVGHAPMPSFGGSLRGNTRQEPTGPAVADFGSDNSYLDIPAFLRRQAD, encoded by the coding sequence ATGGCACACTTCGAATTGGTTGAAAAAATGGCCCCGAACGCGGTCATCAAGGTCGTTGGCGTGGGCGGCGGCGGCGGCAACGCCGTGGCGCACATGGTCAGCGGCAACGTCGATGGCGTGGAGTTCATCACCGCCAACACCGACGCCCAGGCGATCAAGAACTGCGGCGCCAAGCTGCAGCTGCAGCTGGGCAGCAACGTCACCAAGGGCCTGGGCGCCGGCGCGAATCCGGAAGTCGGCCGTCAGGCGGCGCTGGAAGATCGCGAACGCATCATGGACGCGCTGACCGGCGCCGACATGGTCTTCATCACCGCCGGCATGGGCGGCGGCACCGGCACGGGCGCGGCGCCGGTCGTGGCTCAGCTCGCGAAAGAGATGGGCATCCTGACCGTGGCCGTGGTCACCAAGCCGTTCCCGTTCGAAGGCCGCCGTCGCATGCAGGTCGCGCTCAAGGGCATCGAGGAGCTGTCGCACCACTGCGATTCGCTGATCACGATCCCCAACGAGAAGCTGATCACCGTGCTCGGCCGCAACGCGACGATGATCCAGGCCTTCCGCGCGGCGAACGACGTGCTGCTCGGCGCCGTGCAGGGCATCGCCGATCTGATCGTGCGTCCGGGCCTGATCAACGTCGATTTCGCCGACGTGCGCACCGTGATGAGCGAGATGGGCCTGGCGATGATGGGCACCGGTGCCGCGCGCGGCGACGATCGCGCTCAGGCCGCGGCCGAGTCGGCGATCCAGAACCCGCTGCTCGACGACGTCAACCTGGCCGGCGCCAACGGCATCCTGGTCAACATCACCGCCGGCCCGGACTTCACCATGGCCGAGTTCGACGAAGTGGGCCGCACCATCGAAGGCTTCGCTTCCGAAGACGCCACCGTGGTCATCGGCACCGTGCTCGATCCGGACATGCAGGACGAGGTCCGCGTCACCGTGGTCGCCACCGGCCTCAACCGCGTCGCCGCCAAGCAGTCGGTGCGCGGCCAGGGCTATGACCGCGAATCGCAGCGCGCGCCGATCCAACTGGTGCGCAACGCGACCACCGGCCAGCCCGAGTTCGGCGCCATGGACGACGTCGGCCATGCGCCGATGCCGAGCTTCGGCGGCAGCCTGCGCGGCAACACCCGCCAGGAACCGACCGGCCCGGCCGTGGCCGATTTCGGCAGCGACAACAGCTACCTGGACATCCCGGCGTTCCTGCGCCGTCAGGCGGATTGA
- the ftsW gene encoding putative lipid II flippase FtsW, giving the protein MENSARQATRLDAIHGRYDPWLLFVSAALACVGVVMVGSASLGVAATHAVDPFYFLTRHLIFLGIGLGLAFWLMRTELKTIEQHNQWLLLVCVVLLLAVFVPVIGKQVNGAKRWINLGPASFQAVEAVKLMYIVWLASYLKRFSEDISATWGAMLKPIGVAIVLVGLLLMQPDFGSSSLLLAITAGMLVLGGVNMPRMFGPVLIGLPVLAVIAIAEPYRVVRLTSFLNPWVDPFGTGYQLTNALMAVGRGEWTGVGLGASVQKLSYLPEAHTDFIMAVIAEEFGFVGVCAVVGLYMLLSGRALWIGLKCVEMRRHFSGYVAFGIALWMGLQSFVSIGVNLGLLPTKGLTLPMISYGGSSVVMSCAALAVLLRVSYELDRAQRQVARLRGEATQPAAGAPATANPIPSAAANSARGSDAARGTSRLRERVEPTLGRSA; this is encoded by the coding sequence ATGGAAAATTCCGCACGCCAGGCAACCCGGCTCGACGCCATCCACGGTCGCTACGACCCGTGGCTGCTTTTCGTGTCCGCGGCGCTGGCCTGCGTCGGCGTGGTGATGGTCGGTTCGGCTTCGCTCGGCGTCGCCGCGACCCATGCGGTGGACCCGTTCTACTTCCTCACCCGCCATCTGATCTTCCTCGGCATCGGCCTGGGCCTGGCGTTCTGGCTGATGCGCACCGAGCTCAAGACCATCGAGCAGCACAACCAGTGGCTGCTGCTGGTGTGCGTGGTGCTGTTGCTGGCGGTGTTCGTGCCGGTGATCGGCAAGCAGGTCAACGGCGCCAAGCGCTGGATCAACCTGGGGCCGGCCAGCTTCCAGGCGGTCGAGGCGGTCAAGCTGATGTACATCGTCTGGCTGGCCAGCTACCTCAAGCGTTTCAGCGAAGACATTTCCGCGACCTGGGGCGCGATGCTCAAGCCGATCGGCGTGGCCATCGTGCTGGTCGGCCTGTTGCTGATGCAGCCCGACTTCGGCTCGTCCTCGCTGCTGCTGGCGATCACCGCCGGCATGCTGGTGCTGGGCGGCGTCAACATGCCGCGCATGTTCGGCCCGGTGCTGATCGGTCTGCCGGTGCTGGCGGTGATCGCCATCGCCGAGCCCTACCGCGTGGTGCGCCTGACCTCGTTCCTCAATCCCTGGGTCGATCCGTTCGGCACCGGTTATCAGCTGACCAATGCGCTGATGGCGGTCGGCCGCGGCGAATGGACCGGCGTCGGCCTGGGCGCGTCGGTGCAGAAGCTGTCGTACCTGCCCGAGGCGCATACCGACTTCATCATGGCGGTGATCGCGGAAGAGTTCGGTTTCGTCGGCGTGTGCGCCGTGGTCGGCCTGTACATGCTGCTGTCCGGGCGCGCGCTGTGGATCGGATTGAAGTGCGTGGAAATGCGCCGCCACTTCTCCGGCTACGTCGCCTTCGGCATCGCGCTGTGGATGGGGCTGCAGAGCTTCGTCTCGATCGGCGTGAACCTGGGCCTGCTGCCGACCAAGGGCCTGACCCTGCCGATGATTTCCTACGGCGGCTCCAGCGTGGTGATGAGCTGCGCGGCGCTGGCGGTGCTGCTGCGCGTGTCCTACGAACTGGACCGCGCCCAGCGCCAGGTCGCGCGCCTGCGCGGCGAAGCGACCCAGCCCGCGGCCGGCGCGCCGGCCACGGCGAATCCGATTCCGTCCGCCGCCGCCAACAGCGCGCGCGGCAGCGACGCCGCGCGCGGCACCAGCCGCCTGCGCGAGCGCGTCGAGCCGACGCTCGGGAGGTCCGCATGA